The nucleotide sequence GTCATAGATCAAACCAGGCTTACCATATTGAAGAGAGTGAATAAAACCAAGTTAAGGCTCAAGCTTAGCCTTCACGACCGCCCGGTGAACCCTACACTTTAACACCTCATAAAACAAGTTAAAGATGTTATTCGGGCCATCATAGGCCCTGAACTTTTTTCTCTTCCCAGGCTGAAGCGTCTCAGGGGTCAAACCGAAAATCTGCCTGAAATAGCCCTCTGTGAACTGCCCTAGTTATCTAGGAGCGCAAAATATGGAGAATCCTTAGGACTTTATCAATATTCCTTGTGGATCGGACAAGAACATCTATGGTGATTGGGATATAATGAAAAATTCTCGAGTTGAACACTCTGAAACTATTGAAAAAAATCTGACATTAACAAAAGAAAAACCAAGTTATAATCTATTTACAGCGATCTCTCCGTTTTTTATTACCAGTTTTATGTTCTCCAGTTCCTGAAGTATCTTGATATCACCGATCGGATCCCCGTCTATGACTATCATATCAGCCCACTTTCCTTTCTCTAGAGTGCCTAGGTCCTCCTCCATGCGCATTGCTTCAGCTCCTCTCTTCGTGGCGGCAACAATCACATCCATAGGGGGAAGGCCTGCTCTGACCAGCAGTTCCAAGTTAAAGGAGTTGGCCGTACCCATAGCTTGTCCCCCGATGCTTCCCGAACCACTGTAATCTGTGCTGGAGGCAATTCTGACGCCCATCTCATTTGCTGTTCGGAGAGATTGGAAAAGGTTCTCGTTCCAGGTTTTAATATCCGCCTCACTCCATCCAAAGGCCTTTTTAGCGTACTCGTATGGTTTCCAAATGATCGCGGTTGTTGGGGCCCAGATAGCGTTGTTTTTAATTATGGTGCGGAACATCTCTTTGTCCTTTTTCTCATCAGTGTGGTTCCCACCATGCTCAATGCTAAAGACCCCTGCTTCTAATGCATTCATGATCCCCGCGTAGCCATTTGCATGAGTCATGACAAAGAACCCCATGCTTTCCGCCTCGTAGTTCATCGCCTTTATTTCTTTGACAGTATATGATGGGATACAGCCGCCCTCGAGGTAGGTCTTACTCTCTCCCCAAAGGCCTGTACTGATCTTTATGAAATCTGAGCCCTCCCTGAGGCGGGTCCGGACGGCCTTGATGCACTCTTCTACGCCGTCTGCGTATGTATCAGGAGCGAAGAAGCTTGGAGGAAGGGGATTCCTGCCGATGTGCCCGTAGGTCGAGTTTATAGGTCTTCCCGCCGCAAGAATCCTAGGTCCTGGGATTGTGCCTTCATTAATTGCATCTCTCAATCCTAACGCGACTCTTCCACCGGCATCCCTGCAAGAAGTGTATCCCGCATTTATCAACGCCTTCGCGTCCTCAGCAGCTCTTATTGCTCTACGAGCTTCCCATGAGGGAAGGAATCTGGACGAACGGGGATCACCATCGCGGCTACCGTGAAGATGCAAATGGGCATCGTTTAAGCCGGGCATCAAGGTTTTTTCTTCAAGGTCAAAAGTC is from Candidatus Bathyarchaeota archaeon and encodes:
- a CDS encoding amidohydrolase family protein, yielding MEGKTYYLKNFNLIDGTGSEPKANAEILIKNNWIEDIGERGSIDVPSNVKTFDLEEKTLMPGLNDAHLHLHGSRDGDPRSSRFLPSWEARRAIRAAEDAKALINAGYTSCRDAGGRVALGLRDAINEGTIPGPRILAAGRPINSTYGHIGRNPLPPSFFAPDTYADGVEECIKAVRTRLREGSDFIKISTGLWGESKTYLEGGCIPSYTVKEIKAMNYEAESMGFFVMTHANGYAGIMNALEAGVFSIEHGGNHTDEKKDKEMFRTIIKNNAIWAPTTAIIWKPYEYAKKAFGWSEADIKTWNENLFQSLRTANEMGVRIASSTDYSGSGSIGGQAMGTANSFNLELLVRAGLPPMDVIVAATKRGAEAMRMEEDLGTLEKGKWADMIVIDGDPIGDIKILQELENIKLVIKNGEIAVNRL